The Ooceraea biroi isolate clonal line C1 chromosome 11, Obir_v5.4, whole genome shotgun sequence genome includes a region encoding these proteins:
- the LOC105288234 gene encoding protein VAC14 homolog isoform X1, whose product MMSERDYAPLSAACVRSLNDKLYEKRKPAAVEIEKMVKEFAAHNNTVQIKRLLKVLGQDFATSQNPHTRKGGLIGLAAIAVGLGKDTGQYIEDLIHPILACFCDADLRVRYYACESLYNVVKVARGAVLPQFTDIFAALSKLACDSEQNIKNATELLDRLMKVVIGFMFHLLLKGEDFYTAYCVLFQDIVTESGLFDLVGFMPLLRERIYTKNPFGRQFVISWVSVLAAVPNMDFIIFLPEILDGLFRILEDPTPEIKKVTDTVLGEFLRSIKSNSARVDFPAMINILIMHAQSTDELLQLTAITWIKEFVQLSGPLMLPYMSGILVAVLPCLAYDGDTRKSIKETATQVNANLMKLIIMENTEIPNKKQDNNTDSTRDKDDITQSGSLAESLDLASVVEVLTKHLLYISVQTKVAVLKWMHHLFINIPHKMFNHTEDLFVILMKSLSDTSDEVVQQTLVVMAEIISSKSPEAVTADPDGKMQNKYFTKFIINLLRLFSTDRHLLEERGAFIIRELCVLLSAEDIYKTLAKILLEEQNLSFACTMIQTLNVILLTSSELFDLRNKLRHLDSADSCALFECLYVSWCHNPVATVALCLLSQHYRHACNIIRSFENIEVTVEFLTEIDKLVQLIESPIFTYLRLQLLEWEQNDALIYALYGLLMILPQSEAYATLQRRLAAIPPATKPIPKSEQSQEKGTGAYCPFDFSKLLKHFHVVQEQHREHKRKQRLNSLIERNSSHTDA is encoded by the exons ATGATGTCCGAGAGGGATTACGCGCCCCTCAGTGCGGCGTGTGTTCGTTCCCTTAATGACAAATTGTACGAGAAACGGAAACCAGCTGCGGTAGAGATAGAGAA GATGGTGAAGGAGTTTGCTGCCCACAATAACACTGTGCAGATCAAGAGACTACTAAAGGTTCTCGGACAGGACTTTGCCACTTCGCAGAATCCACACACCCGGAAAGGCGGCTTAATAGGTCTCGCAGCTATCGCCGTTGGTCTTGGAAAGGATACCGGCCAGTACATAGAAGACTTAATACACCCGATCCTGGCATGTTTCTGCGATGCTGACCTAAGAGTCAGATATTATGCTTGCGAGAGTCTGTACAACGTGGTGAAGGTGGCGAGAGGTGCTGTATTGCCTCAGTTTACGGACATTTTCGCTGCTCTCAGCAAACTCGCCTGTGATTCCGAGCAGAACATAAAGAATGCTACTGAGTTGCTTGATAGATTGATGAAGGTAGTGATTGGATTCATGTTCCATCTCCTGCTAAAAGGAGAAGATTTTTATACTGCGTATTGTGTACTGTTTCAGGATATTGTAACGGAAAGCGGCCTCTTTGACCTAGTTGGATTCATGCCTCTGTTGCGTGAGCGTATTTACACAAAGAATCCATTTGGCAGGCAGTTTGTAATATCATGGGTGTCCGTGCTAGCCGCAGTGCCTAACATGGACTTTATCATATTCCTGCCTGAGATACTGGACGGATTGTTCAGAATATTGGAGGATCCGACGCCGGAAATCAAGAAAGTTACAGATACCGTTCTCGGTGAATTCTTACGTAGCATAAAGTCGAATTCCGCGAGAGTGGACTTCCCTGCCATGATAAATATACTGATCATGCACGCTCAGAGCACCGATGAATTGCTACAGCTAACTGCGATTACGTGGATAAAGGAGTTTGTACAGTTGTCTGGTCCTCTTATGCTACCATACATGTCGGGCATTCTCGTGGCCGTTTTGCCGTGCCTGGCCTACGACGGTGACACGCGAAAAAGTATTAAAGAAACGGCCACTCAGGTAAACGcaaatttgatgaaattaataatcatgGAAAATACGGAGATTCCAAATAAGAAGCAGGATAATAACACAGATTCTACAAGAGATAAGGATG ACATAACGCAAAGTGGTTCCCTGGCTGAAAGCTTAGATCTCGCCAGTGTCGTGGAGGTACTTACAAAACACTTGTTGTACATATCGGTCCAAACCAAAGTCGCAGTTTTAAAGTGGATGCACCATTTGTTCATAAACATTCcgcataaaatgtttaatcatACGGAAGACCTATTTGTGATATTAATGAAGTCATTAAGCGATACGTCCGACGAGGTGGTGCAACAGACTTTAGTGGTAATGGCTGAGATTATCAGCTCGAAATCGCCGGAGGCAGTAACGGCCGATCCGGATGGGAAAATgcagaataaatatttcacaaagtttattatcaatttattgaGACTCTTCTCGACCGACAGACACCTGTTGGAAGAACGAGGTGCTTTCATTATAAGGGAACTATGCGTGCTCTTGAGCGCGGAGGACATATACAAAACACTAGCAAAGATATTATTAGAAGAGCAAAATTTAAGCTTCGCGTGTACGATGATACAGACTCTGAACGTTATTCTGTTAACTAGTTCCGAGTTATTCGATTTGCGCAACAAGCTCAGGCATCTGGATTCTGCA gaTAGTTGCGCATTATTTGAATGCCTATACGTATCATGGTGCCATAATCCGGTCGCAACGGTGGCGTTGTGCCTGCTGTCTCAGCACTATCGACACGCGTGCAACATCATTCGATCTTT TGAAAACATAGAAGTTACGGTCGAGTTTCTCACGGAAATAGACAAACTGGTGCAGCTAATAGAATCGCCGATATTTACTT ATCTAAGACTGCAATTGTTGGAATGGGAGCAGAATGACGCGCTTATATACGCATTATACGGCCTGCTCATGATTCTGCCACAGAGTGAAGCCTACGCTACACTGCAACGTCGTTTAGCGGCGATACCACCAGCTACGAAACCGATACCTAAAAGTGAACAATCGCAGGAGAAGGGCACGGGCGCATATTGTCCATTCGattttagtaaattattaaagCATTTTCACGTAGTGCAGGAGCAACACAGAGAACACAAGCGCAAGCAACGATTGAACTCTTTAATCGAGAGGAATAGTAGTCATACAGATGCGTGA
- the LOC105288234 gene encoding protein VAC14 homolog isoform X2, with translation MMSERDYAPLSAACVRSLNDKLYEKRKPAAVEIEKMVKEFAAHNNTVQIKRLLKVLGQDFATSQNPHTRKGGLIGLAAIAVGLGKDTGQYIEDLIHPILACFCDADLRVRYYACESLYNVVKVARGAVLPQFTDIFAALSKLACDSEQNIKNATELLDRLMKDIVTESGLFDLVGFMPLLRERIYTKNPFGRQFVISWVSVLAAVPNMDFIIFLPEILDGLFRILEDPTPEIKKVTDTVLGEFLRSIKSNSARVDFPAMINILIMHAQSTDELLQLTAITWIKEFVQLSGPLMLPYMSGILVAVLPCLAYDGDTRKSIKETATQVNANLMKLIIMENTEIPNKKQDNNTDSTRDKDDITQSGSLAESLDLASVVEVLTKHLLYISVQTKVAVLKWMHHLFINIPHKMFNHTEDLFVILMKSLSDTSDEVVQQTLVVMAEIISSKSPEAVTADPDGKMQNKYFTKFIINLLRLFSTDRHLLEERGAFIIRELCVLLSAEDIYKTLAKILLEEQNLSFACTMIQTLNVILLTSSELFDLRNKLRHLDSADSCALFECLYVSWCHNPVATVALCLLSQHYRHACNIIRSFENIEVTVEFLTEIDKLVQLIESPIFTYLRLQLLEWEQNDALIYALYGLLMILPQSEAYATLQRRLAAIPPATKPIPKSEQSQEKGTGAYCPFDFSKLLKHFHVVQEQHREHKRKQRLNSLIERNSSHTDA, from the exons ATGATGTCCGAGAGGGATTACGCGCCCCTCAGTGCGGCGTGTGTTCGTTCCCTTAATGACAAATTGTACGAGAAACGGAAACCAGCTGCGGTAGAGATAGAGAA GATGGTGAAGGAGTTTGCTGCCCACAATAACACTGTGCAGATCAAGAGACTACTAAAGGTTCTCGGACAGGACTTTGCCACTTCGCAGAATCCACACACCCGGAAAGGCGGCTTAATAGGTCTCGCAGCTATCGCCGTTGGTCTTGGAAAGGATACCGGCCAGTACATAGAAGACTTAATACACCCGATCCTGGCATGTTTCTGCGATGCTGACCTAAGAGTCAGATATTATGCTTGCGAGAGTCTGTACAACGTGGTGAAGGTGGCGAGAGGTGCTGTATTGCCTCAGTTTACGGACATTTTCGCTGCTCTCAGCAAACTCGCCTGTGATTCCGAGCAGAACATAAAGAATGCTACTGAGTTGCTTGATAGATTGATGAAG GATATTGTAACGGAAAGCGGCCTCTTTGACCTAGTTGGATTCATGCCTCTGTTGCGTGAGCGTATTTACACAAAGAATCCATTTGGCAGGCAGTTTGTAATATCATGGGTGTCCGTGCTAGCCGCAGTGCCTAACATGGACTTTATCATATTCCTGCCTGAGATACTGGACGGATTGTTCAGAATATTGGAGGATCCGACGCCGGAAATCAAGAAAGTTACAGATACCGTTCTCGGTGAATTCTTACGTAGCATAAAGTCGAATTCCGCGAGAGTGGACTTCCCTGCCATGATAAATATACTGATCATGCACGCTCAGAGCACCGATGAATTGCTACAGCTAACTGCGATTACGTGGATAAAGGAGTTTGTACAGTTGTCTGGTCCTCTTATGCTACCATACATGTCGGGCATTCTCGTGGCCGTTTTGCCGTGCCTGGCCTACGACGGTGACACGCGAAAAAGTATTAAAGAAACGGCCACTCAGGTAAACGcaaatttgatgaaattaataatcatgGAAAATACGGAGATTCCAAATAAGAAGCAGGATAATAACACAGATTCTACAAGAGATAAGGATG ACATAACGCAAAGTGGTTCCCTGGCTGAAAGCTTAGATCTCGCCAGTGTCGTGGAGGTACTTACAAAACACTTGTTGTACATATCGGTCCAAACCAAAGTCGCAGTTTTAAAGTGGATGCACCATTTGTTCATAAACATTCcgcataaaatgtttaatcatACGGAAGACCTATTTGTGATATTAATGAAGTCATTAAGCGATACGTCCGACGAGGTGGTGCAACAGACTTTAGTGGTAATGGCTGAGATTATCAGCTCGAAATCGCCGGAGGCAGTAACGGCCGATCCGGATGGGAAAATgcagaataaatatttcacaaagtttattatcaatttattgaGACTCTTCTCGACCGACAGACACCTGTTGGAAGAACGAGGTGCTTTCATTATAAGGGAACTATGCGTGCTCTTGAGCGCGGAGGACATATACAAAACACTAGCAAAGATATTATTAGAAGAGCAAAATTTAAGCTTCGCGTGTACGATGATACAGACTCTGAACGTTATTCTGTTAACTAGTTCCGAGTTATTCGATTTGCGCAACAAGCTCAGGCATCTGGATTCTGCA gaTAGTTGCGCATTATTTGAATGCCTATACGTATCATGGTGCCATAATCCGGTCGCAACGGTGGCGTTGTGCCTGCTGTCTCAGCACTATCGACACGCGTGCAACATCATTCGATCTTT TGAAAACATAGAAGTTACGGTCGAGTTTCTCACGGAAATAGACAAACTGGTGCAGCTAATAGAATCGCCGATATTTACTT ATCTAAGACTGCAATTGTTGGAATGGGAGCAGAATGACGCGCTTATATACGCATTATACGGCCTGCTCATGATTCTGCCACAGAGTGAAGCCTACGCTACACTGCAACGTCGTTTAGCGGCGATACCACCAGCTACGAAACCGATACCTAAAAGTGAACAATCGCAGGAGAAGGGCACGGGCGCATATTGTCCATTCGattttagtaaattattaaagCATTTTCACGTAGTGCAGGAGCAACACAGAGAACACAAGCGCAAGCAACGATTGAACTCTTTAATCGAGAGGAATAGTAGTCATACAGATGCGTGA